One window from the genome of Nocardioides panaciterrulae encodes:
- a CDS encoding GTPase, translated as MTSLLEGARKLVTRGSDIGARIEGLQAATEAARGRLDDEAVDPASAVVERASGRLRLSADHTVVAIAGATGSGKSSTFNALTGLELSAVGVRRPTTSWATACVWGREGADELLEWLGIPPRHQTTRDSMLDTGRRGRSENELDGVVLLDLPDHDSTEVSHHLEVDRLVQLADLLVWVLDPQKYADAAIHDRYLAPLAGHQGVMVVVLNHIDTVPEDRREAMVADVRRLLVADGLDQVPVLPVSARQGLGIAELKREIADRVAAKKATRARLEADVRAAAARLDAACGDARTRALSEDRVAALEEAFAEAAGVPTVVAAVERSTRMRAGRATGWPVVAWFSRLRPDPLKRLHLDLGDAGRQLTGRARTSVPAPSQVQRARVDAEVRALADDVSTGLARPWTASVRRASTARLDELGDRLDAALAETDLGASRTPLWVGAVRVVQWVLLLAALVGVLWLLALAGAGFLQLPAPPTPDVGGLPVPTLLLVGGVAAGVLLALLSRALVRGTARRRARAADRRLRESVGSVARELVVAPVEQELAAYTSVRSGISRALK; from the coding sequence ATGACGTCCTTGCTGGAGGGGGCCAGGAAGCTGGTCACCCGAGGCTCCGACATCGGCGCCCGCATCGAGGGGCTGCAGGCGGCGACCGAGGCCGCCCGAGGTCGCCTGGACGACGAGGCCGTCGACCCGGCGAGCGCGGTGGTCGAGCGGGCGTCCGGACGGCTGCGGCTCTCCGCCGACCACACGGTGGTCGCGATCGCGGGCGCGACCGGCTCGGGCAAGTCCTCGACGTTCAACGCGCTGACCGGCCTGGAGCTCTCCGCGGTGGGAGTGCGGCGGCCCACCACGTCGTGGGCGACCGCCTGCGTGTGGGGCCGTGAGGGCGCCGACGAGCTGCTGGAGTGGCTCGGGATCCCGCCGCGCCACCAGACCACCCGCGACTCGATGCTCGACACCGGCCGGCGCGGCCGCAGCGAGAACGAGCTGGACGGCGTCGTGCTGCTCGACCTGCCCGACCACGACTCCACCGAGGTCTCGCACCACCTCGAGGTCGACCGGCTGGTGCAGCTCGCCGACCTGCTGGTCTGGGTCCTGGACCCGCAGAAGTACGCCGACGCGGCGATCCACGACCGCTACCTCGCGCCGCTGGCCGGGCACCAGGGCGTGATGGTCGTGGTGCTGAACCACATCGACACCGTGCCCGAGGACCGGCGGGAGGCGATGGTCGCCGACGTACGCCGGCTGCTGGTCGCCGACGGCCTCGACCAGGTGCCGGTGCTGCCGGTCAGCGCCCGCCAGGGCCTCGGGATCGCCGAGCTCAAGCGCGAGATCGCCGACCGGGTCGCCGCCAAGAAGGCCACCCGGGCCCGGCTGGAGGCCGACGTCCGGGCCGCCGCCGCCCGGTTGGACGCGGCCTGCGGGGACGCGCGCACCCGCGCCCTGTCCGAGGACCGGGTCGCGGCGCTGGAGGAGGCCTTCGCCGAGGCGGCGGGTGTCCCCACCGTCGTGGCAGCCGTGGAGCGCTCGACCCGGATGCGCGCCGGCCGCGCGACCGGCTGGCCGGTCGTGGCGTGGTTCTCGCGGCTGCGTCCGGACCCGCTCAAGCGCCTGCACCTCGACCTCGGTGACGCCGGGCGGCAGCTCACCGGCCGCGCCCGCACGTCGGTGCCCGCGCCCAGCCAGGTCCAGCGGGCCCGGGTCGATGCCGAGGTGCGCGCGCTGGCCGACGACGTCTCGACCGGGCTGGCCCGCCCCTGGACGGCCTCGGTGCGCCGGGCCTCGACCGCCCGCCTCGACGAGCTCGGCGACCGGCTCGACGCCGCGCTGGCCGAGACCGACCTGGGGGCCTCCCGCACCCCGCTGTGGGTCGGCGCGGTCCGGGTGGTCCAGTGGGTGCTGCTGCTGGCCGCGCTGGTCGGCGTGCTGTGGCTGCTCGCCCTGGCCGGGGCCGGCTTCCTGCAGCTGCCCGCGCCGCCCACGCCCGACGTCGGAGGGCTCCCGGTGCCGACGCTGCTGCTGGTCGGCGGCGTCGCGGCCGGCGTGCTGCTGGCCCTGCTGTCCCGCGCGCTCGTGCGGGGCACGGCGCGGCGCCGGGCCCGGGCCGCCGACCGCCGGCTCCGGGAGTCGGTCGGCTCCGTGGCCCGGGAGCTGGTCGTGGCGCCGGTGGAGCAGGAGCTCGCGGCGTACACCTCGGTGCGCTCCGGGATCAGCCGGGCCCTCAAGTAG